The genomic stretch AACCAACTCAAATTTCTGCCCCAAGTTCAAAGAGTAAAGGTATTTAATCAAATTTTGAAACAAAGTCAACAATTTATTTATGGCGAAATTACGTCAAAAATAGCAGGGCAAACAATAAATAAAGTAGGAATGTAGGCGAGCTTTCAGTTCTGTCTGAACGAACGAGAGCTACAATAAGATTTAATCGAAAATAAGTAAACATCGCATGAGTTATCCACACCGATTTCTATTGTAGATGACCAAAAGTTTACCTTGAGTAACATTCGATTTTAAAAAATAAAGTATTTATATAAAATTGACTAAAAAACTAATTCGCTCAGTTGTAAACTATGCATGTCTTTTCTGTTTGCATAATCTGTAAATTTTCAATGAGTTGGGTGACTTTCATTTTTGATTAGCGGTTAGAAATAGTTTTCATTTGGTAATTTTTGTGGATATTCGCAATAAATTGGTTCTTTGAGACATTGTAAATAAAATATTAAAATCGTTTAGAGTTCCACAAGTTATCCACATTTTGTTCACAGCTGAATTCTATTCATCTTTACGACAAAACATAATATTTTGCTTACGTCAAAAGCATTTGTTTCTTAGTTGCACATTAACTAAATAAGTTAAGTCCGTTTCCTTATTTGGATATTTATTTTTTAATACAAAACTCCCTGCGCGCTACTTTATTTACCGGATAAGATATGGGAAGAAGTCAAACGATGAACCAATATGGTTTTGTAAAAATTTTGGGTTCTTATTATCAGGCGGCGCTGCAACCGAGAAGCTTTGGGTTACATTTGTAAAAAAGAAGTACTTTTGTTTTTGCTAAGCGGAAAGAACCTTCGCGACGGCTTCAACATCCCCAGCTGTCACCCTGCGACGTTTCTGTTCGATAATCCGGTTGATAGCATTTACGCAGTATCTTTGAATCGTGTAAGGCTTGCACTCGCTGTATTCAATAATTTTCGTAACCGCAACTGCATCATAACTGAAAATGCCGGTTACCGGCTGCCGAATTAACTCAACCGCGTGTTCTTTATCAAGAGGTGGCACTTCGATTTCCTCAAAGAAATTATACCAGGGGCTGCCTTCGCTTTCCCAGTTTTTTCTGATATGTGCCCCTGACATAACAGCTACCAAATTCTCTGCAAATGTTTTCATGAATACACTACGCAGTTTCTGATTCACCCGCTCGCTAAACTTATTCAACTCGTCGACTTCATCGATTAACAGAACCAGTTTCAATTTTTTTTCTTCTTCGCTTTTTAAACTTTGTAGAAGTTTTTTGAGGTCCTTGCCGAAGTCTCGACTGGTATAATCGTTCTGCCTGTCAGTTATTTTAAATGAAGTATTTCCATTCAAATTGCTTTTGCAGGCTTCAATGATTTCTTCCATTAAAACAGCAAAAAATTGTTCCTCAGAAGTGCCTTGTAAATCGATCATCACCGGGATGAAATGATAAACCGGATCGTCCAATTTTTCAAGTCGCTGTCTTAGCTGATGCTGCATGGAGGTTTTGCCAATACGCCGGGGGCCATAGATCATCAAACTATTATTGTGTATGGTATTTAAAATTCGTTTAATCAACTTCTCCCGTCCGAAAAACATCGCCTCATTTATAATGGGTGAACCGGCAATGTACGGATTATATTTGTTGACAATCGCAATCCTGTATTTAACTATCCTAAAAATAAAAAAGAAACCTACCGGAAGCAGAATGATTGCCCCGGCCGAAACGAAAAAGCCTGCTGTTTTATAAATAGGAGGATTCCTTTGTATTGTAAGCTGTTCAATAGTCCGGTGAACCGTAGAATCCACATCGTAAGCAGTCAACACGATTTCGTTTTCTCCCAATTGCAGCGGTATGCGCTGGAAGAACGAGAATTTGCTTGATTTTTCATTCTCAGGTGGATATATTTTTGTGCGCTTGCCAGCGGAATCCAAAAGCGGTTTAGCGTTGACAGTAAATTCAATATAAGCGATCCCCTGGTCATCGCCAACTCTGCCGGAAAGATCAATATACTTGGAGCGTGTTTCACTTAAAGTTTCATTTGGCGTTCGGATTACAAAAACCGGAGCCGGGGTTTGCTGAATGAATGTTTGGATAATCTGTGGTTCAGGTGGAGGTTTTTTAGATTCACTTTCAGCCAGATTGAGTCTCTGCATTTCCGTACGGGTTCGTTCAATCCAACTCCTGGCCGCGCTAAAATTCGGATCGAGCTGCTCAGCAGCTTTGAATTCTTCCAAAGCCTGCTCATAACGGCCGACAAGGTAACCATCCAACCCCTTTGAAAAACGTCCTTCGGCTTCGCTTCCGGCATCCGGTTTGTCGGATTCAAAATCAAACCTAACCTGCTGCTCTTGCAGCCAGTCCTCAAGAATGTTTATTCTTCTGTCTTCAGAGTGACTTCCTTTTAAACGTGTGAGCAAAGCGGCCGCCTGATTGTAATTGCCATCAGAAAGCAGGTTCTGCAATCTCGATATTTCTTTTTCAATTCCAGCTTTGTCTGACTCCTGACGTTTTTGCTCAGAAAATTGAATGAGCATTTCCGTCGTTTTCATGAGCCGCTGGAGTCGAGCAAGGTGCTGAGTTTTACTGACAGCACCTGATTGAGCAGATTTTTGGAAACTTTGCAAAGCAGGGGTATAGCGCCCGGCAAAAAAATATGCTTGGCCGAGAAAATAGTGCGGCAGATACTCGATTAGTTTTAAGGCGGATGTAGCAGCTTGCAGATCCGGATCAGGCCGAAAACTCAGTGCGATCTGAAAGAGGCTGTCTGCTGCATGCCATTCGCCCCGCTGCAGGGCCGCTTTACCATTTTCGTAACTTTCGTCCCATTCATCCGCGATCATGATTGTTGAAAAAATCGAAAGGTGGGCAATTAAAACAGGACAAACTATTTGAAGAAATTTTCTGAATTTCTGGCGTTCCATGACATTTTTAAAGCGGCAGCGCAATTAACGTCGAGGCGATAAATTCAAAACTATCGGCTGAAATTGTAATGCTGCCATCAAATTTTAGATAGCTGTTTAATACAAACCCCGTTCCAAAGCTGAAATGGACGCGGTCTTTGGCTTTTGGGAAGAGCCTTTTGAGATCCGGGTTATTCCCGGTAGCATAAATCCGGTGCCCGGGATTCGTGTGGATGCCGATTCGAATCGGTATCAGGCTAAAACGTTTTGCCACGAAGCTCATTCTGGGTCTAACTAAGAATTCGATCCCGGCGTGAAATTCGGTGGCATCATCAATGGCTAAATCAGGCCTGCCGTCGGGGTCTTCATACATCCCGGTCTCAGGGTTGAGCTCATCATCCGCGATGATATTTAAGTCGTTATCGCCTAAAAGGTCTGAATACTGCACCCGAACCACGTCAAAAGTAAACCGAATTCCACTTTTTGGAACATAATAAAGTCCAAATCCATAATTGTTAGGAACCGAAAATTTAAACTCTGGGTTGGCAGATTCTGGCAGGAAAGTTTGGGTACCGATTTTATACTCAGGGAGAAAGATATTTGAATTAAGAGCGAATGAAGGATTTAAATTAAGCACTGCACCAACGAACAGTTTGTCCAAAATTATTTTACTCATTACCCCAAAACTAAAACTGGGGTCCGTTACGCGTTCATCGATTGTAGTGATTGAATACGTATTTTCCGGTCGATTTTCTCCTGGTGATCCTCCACCTGCAATAAGCGGATCAAGAAAGGTTTGCTCATTTAATCTTAAATTCAAAACTGAAATTTTGCCGGTCACGCCTAAACTTAACCTCTTGCTAATCCTGTAAGCGACAGAAATACCATCATTAACCAACCGTAAATTCAAATCAACTTTTCGGCCGGGGAAATTGCCCAACCCGCCTAAAAGCTGCCGGGTTGTGGAGAGTGATTCGGTGGTGAGGAATTGTTGGGTCTCAAAAGCAAAGCGATTATCAAAACCGACTTGACGGAGAAGCGCAAAGGTGAATCTCTTTATCGGGAAAAAGACTACCGCCAGGTTTTGGTCGAAAATATGGCTGCTAAATCCTGTTTTTCTATTCGCTGCCGCCACTGCACCTTCAGGTTCTTCAAAATCTAAATTGCCAACTCTCTGGTGCAGTGATGCGCCGGCACTTTTTAAGTAGGTCAGACCCGCAGGATTAATCGGAGCGGCTGTTTCGTCCTGAGCGGCGCCGATGAATGCTCCGCCAAGGGCTGCAGATCTCGCCCCGGCCTGGAGAAAATCAACTCTAAAGTAACTTAAGTTTATTGGCGGAACAGGCGGGCGCTGGCCAAAAGAGAGACCAGGAGTAAAGAAGAATATACAAACAAGAATGCTGATAAAAGCGAGTTCAAAATTACGTATTCTTCTTCTCATTTTCTATAAATTTTATTTGTATGCATTTCGATGCTGTAAAATTAAAGTTAAGGGATTAATTAACAATGTCAAGTCGTAAATAACGTAGGTGCAGAAGGTCACAATTGTTCAATACAGGCCAAAAAAATGTTCGAGGGATTTTTTGATAAAACAATTCTGCTGAGCTTAAGATCCTTTGTCAGTTAGTGTCCTTGACTATAATTGACCTGCGAGTGTCTTGGTTTTTTATATACAATCAATTGTCGTGATTTATTCAGTAATCGGAACTAATGTCTTCATGGATGCGATAAATAAAGCTTGACAATCCTCTACGAAGCTATTATTTTTATTCGACCTTTAGGAATTATTGAAAAAATGAAAAATGATTTACAAAACCTCAATCAATCCTTGCAGGAAGTGCAAGCCTTAAATCAGCTTGCATTAGCCATTTCTTCCACCACAGATCTGGAT from candidate division KSB1 bacterium encodes the following:
- a CDS encoding AAA family ATPase; translation: MERQKFRKFLQIVCPVLIAHLSIFSTIMIADEWDESYENGKAALQRGEWHAADSLFQIALSFRPDPDLQAATSALKLIEYLPHYFLGQAYFFAGRYTPALQSFQKSAQSGAVSKTQHLARLQRLMKTTEMLIQFSEQKRQESDKAGIEKEISRLQNLLSDGNYNQAAALLTRLKGSHSEDRRINILEDWLQEQQVRFDFESDKPDAGSEAEGRFSKGLDGYLVGRYEQALEEFKAAEQLDPNFSAARSWIERTRTEMQRLNLAESESKKPPPEPQIIQTFIQQTPAPVFVIRTPNETLSETRSKYIDLSGRVGDDQGIAYIEFTVNAKPLLDSAGKRTKIYPPENEKSSKFSFFQRIPLQLGENEIVLTAYDVDSTVHRTIEQLTIQRNPPIYKTAGFFVSAGAIILLPVGFFFIFRIVKYRIAIVNKYNPYIAGSPIINEAMFFGREKLIKRILNTIHNNSLMIYGPRRIGKTSMQHQLRQRLEKLDDPVYHFIPVMIDLQGTSEEQFFAVLMEEIIEACKSNLNGNTSFKITDRQNDYTSRDFGKDLKKLLQSLKSEEEKKLKLVLLIDEVDELNKFSERVNQKLRSVFMKTFAENLVAVMSGAHIRKNWESEGSPWYNFFEEIEVPPLDKEHAVELIRQPVTGIFSYDAVAVTKIIEYSECKPYTIQRYCVNAINRIIEQKRRRVTAGDVEAVAKVLSA
- a CDS encoding outer membrane protein transport protein is translated as MRRRIRNFELAFISILVCIFFFTPGLSFGQRPPVPPINLSYFRVDFLQAGARSAALGGAFIGAAQDETAAPINPAGLTYLKSAGASLHQRVGNLDFEEPEGAVAAANRKTGFSSHIFDQNLAVVFFPIKRFTFALLRQVGFDNRFAFETQQFLTTESLSTTRQLLGGLGNFPGRKVDLNLRLVNDGISVAYRISKRLSLGVTGKISVLNLRLNEQTFLDPLIAGGGSPGENRPENTYSITTIDERVTDPSFSFGVMSKIILDKLFVGAVLNLNPSFALNSNIFLPEYKIGTQTFLPESANPEFKFSVPNNYGFGLYYVPKSGIRFTFDVVRVQYSDLLGDNDLNIIADDELNPETGMYEDPDGRPDLAIDDATEFHAGIEFLVRPRMSFVAKRFSLIPIRIGIHTNPGHRIYATGNNPDLKRLFPKAKDRVHFSFGTGFVLNSYLKFDGSITISADSFEFIASTLIALPL